From the genome of Leptospira langatensis:
TCGAGAGTCCGGTGGCAGCGGTCATGAATAGGTAAACCAACCACGTGTTTAAAGGGATTCCCCGGGTGAGGAGTAGTGCTCCTGTACCAATGACTCCAATGATTGGAGTCGCAATCAAGAAGATGGTAGTCTTCAGCGCTATTTTCTTTTTCGTTTGTTCCATATCGGTATTCCGGTCTTGGTTTTCCTGATACGAGCCAAAACCTTCCATTAGGTTGCAAAAAAAAAAATCCGGGTCCTGGAATTTTTCGGCCAGAGCCTTTCCTTGCCCAAAAATCTGTTTTTTCCTGGGGAGTTCCTACTAAGATGGAATTCCGGGCAGAGAAGCTCGAAGAGAGGATCCAGTGAGGGAAGAACTATTTCGACTCATCCAAAATCATGCATATCGGTTCAGAGAAGAGCCCTTTACCCTAGCGAGCGGAAAGAAATCCAGGCATTATTTCAATTGTAAAGAGATCACATTGCATCCGGAGAGACTGGAACTTCTCTGCAAATACATCGTCCAAAAGCATCTTCCTGAGACTGGCCTGGACGGAGCGGAAGCATTCGGAGGGCTGACCATGGGAGCGGACCCGATCTGTTTTGGGATCTCCTTGGAATTCAGAAAGCAGTTCAAGAATGTATTTCCTTTGATCGTGAGAAAACAAGCCAAGGATCATGGTACCAAGAATCTGGTGGAAGGGGGAGTGAACGCAGTAAAATCCTGTGTGGTCGTGGACGATGTGATCACGACCGGAGGTTCCACCCTGCAAGCGATCAAGAGCCTAAGAGATGCAGGACTGGAAGTCAAGGCTTGCATTTGCATCTTGGATAGGGAAGAAGGCGGAAAGGACGCGATAGAAGCGGAAGGCATACGGGTCTTTCCTCTCTTCAAGAAATCGGAATTCGGAAGCTTGGAATAGAATATGTCCGTATATAAATACGACTCTCCCGTTTTTAGAAAGAAGCTTCTCGTTCGCACCGGGCTAGTGCTTCTCGTTTTTCTAATATTCATCGGCGTGAGCGTGGTCCATTTGGACGAGGACAAGAAGCAGACATTCCTCACCACGTATCTGTTCTTGGGAGGAGTTCTCCTTCTTCTTTTAGTAAAGAATTATAATAGGCAATTGAAGATCCTACAAGGTGCAAGCGTAGAGATAGATGGTCCTGTCCTCAAGCAATGGAATGCGAAGGGTCAATGTATGGAGTTCGAATTCTCCGATCTGGAACATATAGAGAAGGATAGTTTTCGGGGTTACGATCGTATCCTCTTGATCACCAAGGAAGGGAATTATATCCCTCTTTTGAATCTGGAGAATATGGAGGGTTTCTTAAGCGAATTGGAAACAAGATCCGGCAAGAAGGCGACGATCATAGAGGGAGATACAAGGGTCCTGACTTGGAAAACACTTCTGTATTTCATTCCTTCTTTCGGGGCTGCGATCTCTTACGGGGTTGGGATCTGGCAGATAAAGCAAGATGCAATCTTTATCGTATTCATCGTGAATGCTCTTCTCTTCTTACTTATCTTTCCAAAGGATAGAATGGATACAGGCTACTCTGCCAGAAGAAGATATATTTTTATCCTTCTCGTCTTGCTTGCTGCCTTTGTGGCCCGGTATTTCGATCTGATCTAAACGAACGGGAGAATTCAGGAAGTAATGGATCCTGAGTTGGTGATGCCTTTTAGGATATTCATTTTCTTTTGAGCGAGTCTTCTTAATTCGATCATATCGTTTGCGTAGGCCTGGAGGCTTGCGTCTAGGCTCAAATGAGTTTCCATTTTCTGAATGCTATCTCGGACATATTTCAGATCCTCGAATTCTGTCAGCTTTCCGCCTAGGATGAGTTTGCGAATGGTATCGAATTCATACTTTCTCAGATGGATCCTGATCAGGAATTCCACTGAAAATTTGGAAGTCAATCTAGACCAAGGACTCTTGGGATTGTAAGGTACCTCGTTGGATGCGACCACATCCGAGGCTCTCTTGAAGCCTGGATTGCTTCCGGAAGGAGAAATCTCGTAATCCGGTATGTCCCTTGCGATCGTAGTGGGAGTTCCTGCCTTTTCCAATAATTCCGAAAGCAGGTTCCGACGACGATTATCGTCATATTCATTCGCGGAAGAAGTGAGAACCCTTTGGTATTCTTCCAACATGACGGATATGTTGATGAATCTACCCAGTGGAGTATTATTGTGCTCTTTGATCTTTGGGAATAGTTCGCGAGTGATCTGAAAGGGCGACTTACGTTTGTAATACGTAGCCTCGTAAGCTTTCTCTAATTTCTTCTCGGCATACGCTTTTAGGTCGGTCACGATCTTTAGATCGGCGTAGACATACGCGTCCACTCCCTGGTCCTGTTCCCTGGCATTTTTGGATTGTTCCGGAAGAACGATCTTGATGATGAATATATACTTTGCTTGGCGAAGTAATTCCAGGGAATGACGGATCTCGTTCGTTTCCCTAGAAAAGAAAGCCATCATATCTTTCAAAAAGGAATCGGAAGAAGGGATCTTATTATCTTCCTGCAGATTGGTTTTCTTGATCTCTTCGGCGAGTTCCAGGGCTATTTCTAGAGGGGTAGCCATCGAAGGAGTACCTTACTCGGACCTAGTCTGGAATCAAGATAGTTTTTCCTTATTCCGGGCTGAGTTGGAAGCTCATTTTTCTCAAGATCCGGAGCGGATAGATCGCGGAAGCCCAACCCAATATGGGTGCAAGTAGAAGGATCAGTACGGGTATGGTGGGTAAGAAGGAGAAGGTTAGGGTCCATCCGAACGCGTTCCGATTCACTACGTATAGAATGATGGGCGACATTACAAGGGAGGCTAGGATCCCGAATATAGCTCCGAGGCTAGTGAGATAGATCGCTTCCGTTTTTAGGATGGTTCCCAATTGTTCCGGAGAAGCCCCCAGATATTTGAGTAAACCAAGCATCCTTCTTTTATCATAAAGAGTGTGAACAAGAGAAGATAAAAGGGAGATTACGGAGATAAAGATTGCGGTAGCCTTCAGGGAATCCAGGACCCGAAAGACCTTGTTGATCTCGTAGAGATAGATCTCCCTAAGTTGCGCGGAATCCAAAAGACTTAGATCCTTGTATTCCGGGTTCGATCGGAAAAGTTCCAGTATCTTCTTCTTGGCACGTTCCTGGCCTATGGGACCGGAATATTCCTTGTTTAAGAAAAGCTTAATGGAATTCAAAGTCTGGAATCCGAAATTCTTTTCGTAAGAACGAATGTCCATCATGACAGTTCCTCTTTCCGAGAAGAAATGTTCTTTGATTCCTTGAATCCTGAATTGCTTTTTTCCCTGAGGGGTTTGAGAGAGTAAAATATCTCCGGCCTTCAATTTCTTTAAATATGCCATATTAGAAGAAATTAAAATATCCGTTTCTTGTTTCACTGAGTTCTCGATTCGTTCCGGTTTATCTGCATAGACCGAGAAATCATATGCGTGAAGAGTGAATGTGCCCAGATCCGTTTCGAATCCGGTATTCACTAAGAATCCATCCAAATAGGAGCTGATCCCGAGGCTTCGGATCTTCTCCGGGAGATCCTTTGGAACCCCTCCGTGGATTCCGGAATAGAAGAAGCGGTCGTTGATGATAGTAAAGTCGGAAGGATATTCCGAATCCACCCAATCGTTCAAAGACTTCTTGTAACTATCCGTAAGGATGGTCAGGCAAAGAACGAGAGAAACTGCGAGCATTACTGTAGCAGCGGTTAGGGTATTTCTCCCTGGATTTTCTTTCAGCTCTTCCAATCCGATCCTAAAAAAAGGAAATCCTTTGTCCGAACGATCGATCAGCTTGGAAGTCAAACGGCCGAATACGGAAAGTAAATAAGGAAAACTGAATGTGATCCCGATCACGATTCCTCCCACGCCCATGAGCCCAGGTAAAGGCAATTTCCAAGGTGAGGGGAGATTGGAGATAAGAAGGGAGCCTATAAATAATACCAGGCCGTACAATGCCAATTTTGGATCGGAGATACGCCTTTTCTCTTTTTGAGAATCTCGTAAAATGGAAATAGGAGGGATCTTGCCTGCTCGAATAGCCGGGTAAAGAGCGGAGACTACTGAGCCTACAATTCCCAAGGCGGCAGCGAGACTTAGATCCCAGGAGGAAACGGAGTTGTAAGTGGATAATAGATCCTTATCTACAAGGCCGGATTCCGGACGGAAGAAATCCAAACCGGAGAAGAAGATCCCTAAGAAAAGTCCGAGTATGGTCCCTAGAATTCCCAGCAGAACGGATTGGCTTAAGAAAAGTAGAATGGACCGATTTACATCCAAGCCTAGGGTTCGCAAGATACCTAGTTCTCTCTCCCTACTCAGGAAAAGTCCGGACATGGTATTGGAGACCATGAAGAATGCGATGAGTAAGGAGATAAAAGAAATTATGAGAAGGTTGAGTTGAAAAGAACGCAGTGCGCTTGCCGATCTTTCCTTGATCTCTTCCGAGGTCTCTATCTTTAAATGGGATCCCAGAGCGACTTGCAACTTTTGCTTTTCTTTCGAAAGATCCGAGCCAGAAGTCTTTAGAAGAAGATAATCGGGTCCTGTCCATTCTGGCATCTTGCCTTGTAAATAAGAGAGGTCTTCTATGATCAGAAAACCTCCCTCTATATCCACGGGAATATAATCCTGGAACTCTAAGGTTCGACCATTAACTAGAAGAGTAAAAGGTCCATTCTTGAATCTGTTCGCCAGTGCTCGGGATACATACGTTTTTTCTAATGGACCTGAACGATTCGGGTCCTTCTCCTCCGGTAGGGGAATGCCTAGATATTCTTTGGTCAGGTCCATTCCCAAATACAGGACCCGTATATTGTCGGAAGAGATCCCTTCCCTCTGGATGCGGGGCCGGATCAGAAGAATAGATCTGAGTTTCGGGTCTTTATAGATTTGGGTAAGCAGATCCCAAGGCGGGCTTTGATTCGGTTGCGGTGTGGAGATCTTAAGATTGAATTCTCCTTTCAGATATCCCATGGAAAAATCCACAAGGGACCTTTCCGCCTTATTTGCATTCGTGGTTGTGGATAAGAAGAGCCCGACTCCTAAGGCAATCCCAAGTAGCGCAAAGATAAACCTGGGCAAATGGGTCTTAAAGTATTCGTAGAGAAATAGAAAGTATAGTGTCATACTCTAAACACAGGGTCTTCTTGCGGAAGGATCAGGCCGTCCTTCATTTTCAATCGGATCTTTCCTTTTTCGCCGATCTCTCTATCGTGGGTTACGATAAACAAAGAGAATTTTTCCTTCTCCTGAAGCTCCAAAAGAAGCTCCAGGATCTTATGAGCGTGATAGGTATCCAAATTCCCTGTCGGCTCGTCTGCCAGAACGATACTTGGATTCTTGGCTAAGGCCCTTGCGATCGCGACCCTTTGCTGCTCTCCTCCGGAAAGTTCGTCTGGTTTATGCTTAAAACGATGGGATAGATCAACTTTTTCTAATGCGTTTTTTGCGATCTCTCGTGCTTTCGATTTCCCGATCCCGGCAATATAAAGGGGGAGGGCCACATTCTCGAGCGCACTCAAGTAAGGAAGTAGATGAAAGAATTGGAATATGATCCCGGTTTCCTCTCTTCTATAATTAGTGAGCTCTTCTTCGGAGAAGGTGGCGAGATCCTTTCCCCCGACCCAAACTTCACCGGAATCGGCTTTGTCGATCCCGGAAAGAATATTCAAGAATGTGGATTTGCCCGAGCCGGAAGGGCCCATTAGGGTCAAAAAAGTATCGGGAACATCCAACTGGATCCCTTTCAAGACCGGAACGGAATGAGTGCCATTCCGGTAAGACTTGATCAGATTGCGAATGATGATTCGATTCGTCGGATTCGACATGGGCCTATTTTCAATCTTCCGAGAGAATGGCAAGTGAAATGCGACGGCCCCCGCTCCGGGGCTTGGGTGGGGGGAGCGGTTCGTGGGAGCGCGAAGGCCTCTCTATATCACACCTCCGCCCACCTCTCCACAGAAAAACAGCGACAACCGGGCGTCTTACCGCCCGAGCCTCAGGTTATCGCGTAATTCTCGCGAATTCAATTCCTTGGTAATAGTGACGGAGGATTTCCGCATACGTGTAGTTCTGCTTCGCCATACCGAAGCTTCCCCATTGGCTAAGTCCCACTCCGTGACCGGAGCCCATTCCCTTGATCAGAAATCCTTCGTGGTCTCTTTTGATCCCGAAGCGTAAGGATTTCACGGAGGCGCCCAGTAGATTTCTGAATTCCTTTCCTTTGATCTTGGAGGTTCCTTGTTTCCCGATGACTTCGAGAAGATCCACTCTACCGGATGGAGTTCTGGAAAGGACTTGGATGGATTGAACGGAGCCCACTCCTAAAGAAGAGAGATTGCTGTCCATGCGCTCTTGGCTTAAAATATCCTTCCAAACAAAATTGTCTCCGGCTTCATCGAATTTAGAAGAAACAGATTCCAAATAAGGCAAACGCTTTCCTCCCCAGACTTGGTCAGGAGTTTCGGTTTTTCCTCCGCTGTTGGAATGGAAGAACATATGGATCGGATCTTCATCATAAATTGCTAATACACCTTCTGTGTCACGGACTGCCTGTGTGGTTTTAGGATTTTCCTTGTCCATTCCGGCATAGGCTTGCGAATTCACAGTGGCTTCCACATCGTAGTCGGCGTTTCTTTTGTTCAGGATCTCGCGAACTGCATAGGTGCGGGAGCAGATCGCCTGAGCCTTTAACGCTTCCAAAGGCCAGCCTGCGGGGACTTCTGAAGGAACGACTGCGAACAGATACTCTTCTAGAGGAATGCGATTGATGACTAAGAAGGATCCGCTCTTGTCCGGTTGCAGTAGGATCTCTCCTCTGACTTTTCTTCCTTTGTATTCTAGGCCGGGGTTATCCGCTACGAATCGGATCGGAGCCTTGAGTTTTCGAATGTCCAAGGAGACATGGTCGTATGCTCTTTTAATGAGAAGATCATTCACATCGTAAACGAAAATGACCCCGTCGGATTTTACCATTAGATCAGACTCAGCTTTTCCTAAGAAGACTCGGATCTTATCGCTGGACTTGATCGCGTGAGGTCCGTTCCAGGGCTTGATAATGATCGTATTACATCCCCAAGCTGCCAGGACTAAGAATGAGAATAAAATAGATTTGAGTCGGTTCATGTGTACCTTCGGAAAATGCCTTTGGGTACTTATATCGAGAGAAAACCGAGATCCCTTCAGCGATTTTTCGGCAAGAAGAGTGCCACCGCTTCCATATGAGGGGTTTGGGGGAAGGGATCGCAAAGTAGGAATTGACTCATCTCGTAACCTTCTTCCAAAAGTTTACTGTCTCTTAATAGATTTTCCGGATTACAGGAAACGTAGAAGAGTTGTTTGACCGGATTCTCATTCAAGAAGGAGCAAAGTTCCGGACTCAGACCGCTACGAGGAGGATCCGCGATAACCACAGAATCCTGCCAGGGAAGATCGGCAGAACTCATCTTGGCCATTCCCTTCTTATGAAAAAGATCGAAGGCCAAGAATTCTATCTTCTTCTCCGGAAATTCCTTCTGCAGACTTTCTTCTCCAGCGGAAACAGAAGAAGGAACTATATCGATCCCTAAAATATGAGAGAAGGACTCCCCAAAGAGCAGGGAAAAGAATCCGCTCCCACAAAATAGATCCACGAGAGTTCCGGAGCCGATTAAGTTCGCTCGGATGAATTCAAGGATCTGTAGGAACTCCTTTGGGTTGGGTTGGAAGAATCCGTCGAAAGGAACCTTGAATTTCCTTCCCCAGATCTCTTCTTCCAAAAAGGAATTTCCGCGGATGGCAAGAGCTTCTCCGGAGGCGGAGACCTCTCCTTTTCTGCGATTGAAGCAGAATACGATATTCTTTGCGAGAGAGATCTCTTTTACTTTTTCGGAGACTTCTTCTAAGAGGGG
Proteins encoded in this window:
- a CDS encoding SpoIID/LytB domain-containing protein — translated: MNRLKSILFSFLVLAAWGCNTIIIKPWNGPHAIKSSDKIRVFLGKAESDLMVKSDGVIFVYDVNDLLIKRAYDHVSLDIRKLKAPIRFVADNPGLEYKGRKVRGEILLQPDKSGSFLVINRIPLEEYLFAVVPSEVPAGWPLEALKAQAICSRTYAVREILNKRNADYDVEATVNSQAYAGMDKENPKTTQAVRDTEGVLAIYDEDPIHMFFHSNSGGKTETPDQVWGGKRLPYLESVSSKFDEAGDNFVWKDILSQERMDSNLSSLGVGSVQSIQVLSRTPSGRVDLLEVIGKQGTSKIKGKEFRNLLGASVKSLRFGIKRDHEGFLIKGMGSGHGVGLSQWGSFGMAKQNYTYAEILRHYYQGIEFARITR
- the pyrE gene encoding orotate phosphoribosyltransferase, coding for MREELFRLIQNHAYRFREEPFTLASGKKSRHYFNCKEITLHPERLELLCKYIVQKHLPETGLDGAEAFGGLTMGADPICFGISLEFRKQFKNVFPLIVRKQAKDHGTKNLVEGGVNAVKSCVVVDDVITTGGSTLQAIKSLRDAGLEVKACICILDREEGGKDAIEAEGIRVFPLFKKSEFGSLE
- a CDS encoding ABC transporter ATP-binding protein; amino-acid sequence: MSNPTNRIIIRNLIKSYRNGTHSVPVLKGIQLDVPDTFLTLMGPSGSGKSTFLNILSGIDKADSGEVWVGGKDLATFSEEELTNYRREETGIIFQFFHLLPYLSALENVALPLYIAGIGKSKAREIAKNALEKVDLSHRFKHKPDELSGGEQQRVAIARALAKNPSIVLADEPTGNLDTYHAHKILELLLELQEKEKFSLFIVTHDREIGEKGKIRLKMKDGLILPQEDPVFRV
- a CDS encoding FtsX-like permease family protein — protein: MTLYFLFLYEYFKTHLPRFIFALLGIALGVGLFLSTTTNANKAERSLVDFSMGYLKGEFNLKISTPQPNQSPPWDLLTQIYKDPKLRSILLIRPRIQREGISSDNIRVLYLGMDLTKEYLGIPLPEEKDPNRSGPLEKTYVSRALANRFKNGPFTLLVNGRTLEFQDYIPVDIEGGFLIIEDLSYLQGKMPEWTGPDYLLLKTSGSDLSKEKQKLQVALGSHLKIETSEEIKERSASALRSFQLNLLIISFISLLIAFFMVSNTMSGLFLSRERELGILRTLGLDVNRSILLFLSQSVLLGILGTILGLFLGIFFSGLDFFRPESGLVDKDLLSTYNSVSSWDLSLAAALGIVGSVVSALYPAIRAGKIPPISILRDSQKEKRRISDPKLALYGLVLFIGSLLISNLPSPWKLPLPGLMGVGGIVIGITFSFPYLLSVFGRLTSKLIDRSDKGFPFFRIGLEELKENPGRNTLTAATVMLAVSLVLCLTILTDSYKKSLNDWVDSEYPSDFTIINDRFFYSGIHGGVPKDLPEKIRSLGISSYLDGFLVNTGFETDLGTFTLHAYDFSVYADKPERIENSVKQETDILISSNMAYLKKLKAGDILLSQTPQGKKQFRIQGIKEHFFSERGTVMMDIRSYEKNFGFQTLNSIKLFLNKEYSGPIGQERAKKKILELFRSNPEYKDLSLLDSAQLREIYLYEINKVFRVLDSLKATAIFISVISLLSSLVHTLYDKRRMLGLLKYLGASPEQLGTILKTEAIYLTSLGAIFGILASLVMSPIILYVVNRNAFGWTLTFSFLPTIPVLILLLAPILGWASAIYPLRILRKMSFQLSPE
- the rlmD gene encoding 23S rRNA (uracil(1939)-C(5))-methyltransferase RlmD, translated to MFDQEPFGSLEIERLLPNLRGEGFINKKKIEIPYSIPGDKYTVYKFGKRKIFFKWQAEHLEKRSASPLCSKFGECGGCAGQHLAYSSQFALKSAPVLKELQNVKLEKTQTSPASSQYSYRNRMDFAVFPNRVIGLRMAGNFRRIIPLETCPIQSDWANEEMRVLPKILEAFPDLEYDRKKETGFLKYITLRKSVFTEDSLSIFTFTEDFRTSPLLEEVSEKVKEISLAKNIVFCFNRRKGEVSASGEALAIRGNSFLEEEIWGRKFKVPFDGFFQPNPKEFLQILEFIRANLIGSGTLVDLFCGSGFFSLLFGESFSHILGIDIVPSSVSAGEESLQKEFPEKKIEFLAFDLFHKKGMAKMSSADLPWQDSVVIADPPRSGLSPELCSFLNENPVKQLFYVSCNPENLLRDSKLLEEGYEMSQFLLCDPFPQTPHMEAVALFLPKNR